GGACCGGCTTCATCTCGTTCTGCAGCCCGTCGCGCGGACCGACCTCGACCATGCGGACCGATTTGGGCAAGCGCGTCATCAGGATCCTTCCCTGCCCTGCTCTCAAGCCTGCCAGTTGGGCTTGCGCCTGCCGAAGAAGGCGGCAATGCCTTCGCGCGCCTCGCCGCCGGCACGCGCGCGCGCGATGCGGGCCGCCGTGTCCTCGATCATCGCCACATTGATGGGGCCGCGGCCCACGCGCCGGATCAGCTTCTTGGTGGCGCCCAGCGCCTCCGGGCCGCCCAGCAGCAAGGCCTCGACATGGCGGGCGACGGCCGCGTCAAGATCCTCGACCACCTCATGCAGCAAGCCCAGCTCGCGGGCCGTCGCCGCGTCGAACCGCTCGCCGGTCATGAAATAGCGCCGTGCGGCGCGCTCGCCGATCGCCTGCACCACATAGGGACCGATGGTGGCCGGGATGAGCCCGATCCGCACCTCGGTCAATCCGAACATGACCTGGGCCGTGCCGACAGCGATATCGCAGGCGGCGACCAGTCCCACCCCGCCGCCCATCGCCGCGCCCTGCACCGCCGCGATGGTCGGCTTTGGGATGAAGTTGAGCCGCTGCATCAACAGTGCCAGGCGATTGGCGTCGGCCAGATTCTCTTCCTCGGAATAGGCGGCCATGCGGCGCATCCAGTCGAGATCGCCGCCGGCAGAGAAGCTCTTGCCGTTCGCGGCCAGCACGACGACGCGGACGGACGGATCGTTCTCGGCCTCGTCGATCGCCTGGGTCAGTTCCTCGATCAGCGCCTCGTCGAAGGCGTTGTGCTTCTCCGGGCGGTTGAGAACCAGCCTGGCGACGGCGCCTTTGCGTTCCTTGATCAATCGCGACATGGGAGCAGACCTCAGAGCCGGAACACGCCAAACTTGGTCTCGGGGATCGGCGCGTTCAAGCTGGCTTCGAGCGCCTGGATCAGCACCGCGCGCGTCTCGGCAGGATCGACGATGCCGTCGTCCCAGAGCCGCGCGCTGGCATAATAGGGATGGCCCTGCTGGTCATATTGCTGGCGGATCGGCGCCTTGAAGGCCTCGTTTTCCTCGGCACTCCAGCTCTGGCCCTTGGCCTCGAGATTGTCGCGCTTGATCTGGGCCAATACCGAGGCCGCCTGCTCGCCGCCCATGACCGAGATGCGCGAATTGGGCCAGGAGAAGAGGAAGCGCGGGCTGTAGGCGCGCCCGCACATCGCGTAGTTGCCGGCCCCGAAGCTGCCGCCGATCATCACGGTCAGTTTCGGCACCTGCGCGCAGGCGACGGCCATCACCATCTTGGCCCCGTCCTTGGCGATGCCGCCCGCCTCGTATTTACGGCCCACCATGAAGCCGGTGATGTTCTGGAGGAACAGGATCGGCGTGCGGCGCTGGGCGCAGAGCTCGACGAAATGCGCCCCCTTCTGCGCCGATTCCGAGAACAGGATGCCCTTGTTGGCGAGAATACCGACAGGGATCCCGCCCAGATGAGCGAAGCCGCAGACCAGTGTCGGACCGTAGAGCGGCTTGAAATCGTGGAACTCGCTGCCATCGACCAGCCGGGCAATGACCTCGCGCACCTCGTAGCCCTTGCGCAGATCCATCGGCACGATGCCGTAGAGCTCCTTGGGATCGTAGAGCGGCGGGCGCGGCGCCTCGCGGGCAATGGCGCCAGCCCCGGCGAGGCGCAAACCCGCGGTGCCCGCATTGGCCAGGATCCGGCGCGCGATCGCGAGCGCGTCGGCATCGTCTTTTGCCAGATGATCGGTGACGCCCGAGGTCCGGCTGTGGAGGTCGGCGCCGCCCAAGGCCTCGGCATCGACGACCTCGCCGGTCGCGGCCTTCACCAAGGGCGGACCGCCCAGGAAGATCGTCCCCTGCCCCTTGACGATGATGGCCTCGTCCGACATAGCCGGCACATAGGCGCCACCCGCGGTGCAGGAACCCATTACCACCGCGATCTGCGGCACGCCGACAGAGGACAGCCGCGCCTGATTGTAGAAGATGCGGCCGAAATGATCGCGGTCGGGAAAGACCTCGTCCTGATTCGGCAGATTGGCGCCGCCGGAATCGACCAGATAGATGCAGGGCAGCCGGTTCTCCGCCGCGATCTCCTGCGCCCGCAGATGCTTCTTCACGGTCAGCGGATAATAGGTACCGCCCTTGACGGTCGCGTCGTTGCAGACGATGACGCAGTCGCGCCCCGAGACGCGGCCGATGCCGGTCAGGATGCCGGCCGCCGGGACATTGTCCTCATAGACATCGTGGGCCGCCAGCGCCGACAGCTCGAGGAAATGCGAGCCCGGATCGATCAGCCGCTGGATGCGCTCGCGCGGCAGCAGCTTGCCGCGGCCGACATGGCGTTCGCGCGATGCGGCTCCGCCGCCTTCGGCGATCTTGCCGTGAAGCGCGCGCAGCTTCGCCACCTCGCCTGCCATCTGCTCGGCGCGTTCCTTGAACTCGGGCGTGGTCGGATTGACGGCGGTCGGGAGGGCGGCCATGGGCGACGACATTACCTCGGGGCGGAAAGAGACACTCGGAGGGCGCAGCGATCAAGGCCGGGGCGCGGGCGGGCTCACCAGCCGCCGCGCGCCAACCACTCCTCGACCTGGCCGAGGCGATCATGGCCCCAGAAGGGCTCGCCGTCGACATAGATGAAGGGCGAGCCGAAGACGCCGCGCTTGATCGCGGCCTCGGTTTCCGCCCGCAATTTGTCCTTGATGGCGGCATCGTTGATGCCGGCGACCAGCGCCGCCGAGTCGACCCCCAAGGACACCGCAACGTCGGCCACGGCCGCGGCATCGTTGACGCTGCGGCCCTCGCCGAAAATCCGGTCATAGGTTTTCAGTGCGAAGCGTTTCGCCAGAGCGCCGTCGCGTTCCTCCAGCCAGTAGAAGGCCCGGCTGGGGGCCACGCCAGCGAAGGGAAAGGGGCTCGGCAATCGGAACGGCAGGCCGAGCCGGCGTGCCGAACGCGCGAAATCATGCTGGTGATAGGGCCCGCGAAGCGGCTGCTCGACCAGGGGCTTCTGGCCGGTCTCCTTGAAGGCGACACCCAGCAGATAAGGCCGCCAGCGAACCTCACGACCATGGCGCGCCGCGATGGCCTCGATCTGGTGCGAAGCGAGGTAGCCATAGGGCGACGAGAAATCGAAATAGAACTCGACCGGATCGGCCATCCCGCTCAGCACTCCCCTCCGCTCTCGTCACCTTCGCGCCAAGGGCGGCCGCAAGGAACGCGCCGCCGCGAGACATCGTTGAAGTGTTGCGAGGCGGCCCCCTGAGTGCAAGCGCTTCTCACCGTCAAGCCGGTGCGCCCTCCGGGATTCAGACGAGCAATAAAGGAAGCGAAGAAAACCAATGGCTTATTGCAAGATGTCCCTGAATCGGTTGCCGAAACCTGCCGGCGACACCAAATAACACTCATGAAACCGATGCTGAAATCCATCGCGGTGACTTGCCTGACGCTGGGGCTGGCGACGGCTGTTCTGGGTACCGGGCAGATCGCGCAAGCGCAGGACGACATGCATGGCGTGGACATGCTTCATCCGGGTGCGCAATTCGCTCCGCAGATGCCCTCGGGGCTATCGCCCTCGGGTGGACCGATGACGCCGCCCGCCGCGAGCAGTGGTGGCGCCCAGCCGCCCGCCAACAGCGTCTATGCCCCGGGCACACCGCCCGGAACGAGCGACATCCACAACAATCCGTTCCGCAATTACGGCAGCTGCGACGGATCCTCGGCCTCGCCGAACCAGCAGATCGGCTCGGACAAGACCTTCTGCGGCTACGGCAAGAAGTAGGCTTGAGCCGACGCCCCGCCGGCCGGCGGGGCGAGCAGCCTCACCAGGGCAGGGTCGAACCGTCATAGTTGAAGAAGCTGCCGCTGTCGGCGGGTTTGAGCGCCGACAGTTTCTGGCGCAAGCCGGCGACGCTGCGCTGAGGCGAGATCTGCGCCGAGGGGCCGCCCATGTCGGTCTTGACCCACCCCGGATGCGCCACCACCACGATGACGCCGCGCCGTTTCCAGTCGATGGCGAGGCTTTTCATCGCTGCGTTGAGGGCCGCCTTGCTCGAGCGATAGGCGTAGGAGCCGCCGCTGCCATTGTCAGCGATGCTGCCCATGCGACTGGTCAGGCTCAGCACGATCTTGGCGCTGCCCATCTCGAGATTGGGCAGCAATGCCTCGGCGACGCGAACGGGCGCGATCGAGTTGATATGAAAAACCCGCAGCCAATCGTCGGGATCGGTCGATCCGTCGCTGCCGCCGACCCCGGCATTGTTCACCAGGATGTCGATCGCGTCGCCCTTCAATTCCTTCACCAGATGGGCGATCTGCCTGTCGTCGGCCACCTCGAGACGGTGCATCGTGACGTCGCCCTTGATCGCCGCCAGCTCCTTGGCGGCCTTGGGATCGCGCGCGCAGGCGTGAACCCGCCACCCCTCTTCCGCATATTGGCGGACGAACTCGAGACCAATGCCGCGATTGGCGCCGGTAACGAGGACGGTGTGCATGGCGGTCTCCTCAGCTGATCTGGAAATGGCAGTCCTTGATCTCGCCGCCGGGCCCGTTGATCGGCGTCACATCCATCGGGCAGGCGGAAAAGGCCATGATCAGGTCCATCTCCGCCCGCAGCAGCACATGGTCGCCGGGCTTCGAGACGGTCGGCAGGAACGAGATCTTGTGGTCGGCGCCGACCGGAATGTTCATCCACATGTTGAGGGGACAAGGCACCTCGGGCGGCGTCAGGCCAAGCTCCTTCATCGCCGCGTGAAGATTGTCGGTGCAGTTGTCGTGATATTCCTTGATGCCGAAATGGCGGTAGCGATGGACATCGCAGGCCGCGACCAGCGTGTCGTGAATCCCCGGCGAGCTGTCCTCCAGCCAGGTCAGCATGGGTGCGCGCTTGTTGCTCCGCAGCGCGTCGCCCACGACCGGAATGGTTCGGCCGATCTGGGGCCGCGTATGCTCCATCGACATGAACTCGTGCAGATCGTCGCTGCGGAAGGCCCAAGTATCGAGCACCTGGGTTCCGTGCGTGTTGACGATCCTGATGGTCTGGCCCGCCTTCATGCGCGCCGCCTTGCCGCGCCGCGCCGGGACCGCCGTCAATCCGCTCATCACTTCCTCCCACCTGGACGATCCACCGGATCGCTGCTGTCGCGCCGGGCCGTGACCTCGATCTCGATCTTCATGCGCGGGTCGATCAATTGCGCCACGACCGTCGTGTTGGCGGGGCGCGCCTCCCGGCAGTACTGACCGATCACCGGCGCGATCCTGGTGAAATCGGCCGGATCGGTGAGATGGATCTGGATCCGGACCATATCCTTGAGCCCGGACTTGGCCTGCTCGAGCGCCCATTGGATATTGCGGAAACATTGGTGGGTCTGCTCGACCACGTCGGCCGCGATCGTGCCGGCCTTGTAGTCGAACCCGGTCGTCCCCGAGACGAAGATCCAGTCGCCATCGACAACGGCCCGGCTATAGCCGGCCAGTTGCTCGAAGGACGAGCCCGATGAAATCCGCTGCCGTGCCATGCCCTATTCCCCTTACACCGATTCTTCGAACAGCTCGCGCCCGATCAGCCAGCGCCGGATCTCCGACGTGCCGGCGCCGATCTCATAGAGCTTGGCGTCGCGCAGCAGCCGTCCCGTCGGGTAGTCGTTGATATAGCCGTTGCCGCCCAGCACCTGGATCGCCTCGAGGGCCATCCAGGTCGCCTTCTCGGCCGCAAACAGGATGGCACCGGCGGCGTCCTTGCGCGAGCCATGGCCGCGGTCGCAGGCCCTTGCCACGGCATAGACATAGGCCCGCGCGGCATTGGCAATCGTGTACATGTCGGCGATCTTGCCCTGCATCAGCTGGAAGCTGCCGATCGGCTCGCCGAACTGCTTGCGCTCATGGATATAGGGGATCACCACGTCGAGGCAGGACTGCATGATGCCGATGGGCCCGGCTGCCAGCACGGCGCGCTCGAAATCGAGCCCGCTCATCAGGACCTTCACCCCCGCCCCTTCGAGCCCCATGCGGTTGGCCTCCGGAACGAAGCAATCCTTGAACACCAGCTCGCCGGTGTTGGAGCCGCGCATGCCGAGCTTGTCGAGCTTGGCCGAGGTGGTGAAGCCCTTCATCCCCTTCTCGATGAAGAAACAGGTGATGCCGCGGGCGCCCGCCTCGGGGTCGGTCTTGGCGTAGACCACCAGCAAATCCGCATCGGGACCGTTGGTGATCCACATTTTGGTGCCGTTCAAAACATAGCCGTCGGCGACCCGCTTGGCCTGCAGCTTCATGCTGACCACGTCCGAGCCGGCCCCCGGCTCGCTCATGGCGAGCGCGCCGACATGCTCGCCCGAGATCAGCTTCGGCAGATATTTGCGCTTCTGCGCCTCGCTCGCATTGCGGCGGATCTGGTTGACGCAGAGGTTGGAATGGGCGCCGTAGGACAAGCCGACGCTGGCGGAGGCACGGCTGATCTCTTCCATCGCCACGCAATGCTCGAGATAGCCCATTCCGGCGCCGCCGAACTCCGGCTCGACCGTGATGCCGAGCACGCCCAGCGACCCCATCTTCTGCCAAAGATCTTCGGGGAACTGGTTGCTGCGGTCGATGTCGGCCGCGCGTGGCGCGATCTCGCGCGCGGCGAAGTCGGCGACCTGGTCGCGCATCATCTCGGCGGTCTCGCCGAGGTCGAAATCGAGCGACCGGAACCGGTTATGGCCGGTGGTTGCCATGGGCAGACTTCCTCCCTGAAGATGCCGCAAAGCCTAGCGCTGGATCACAGCAAGAACAAGGTTGCGAGCCCCAGGAAGGAGAAGAAGCCGAACACGTCGGTGGTGGTGGTGAGGAAGGGTCCCGCGCCGATGGCGGGGTCGATGCCGAAGCGCGCCAGGGTCAGCGGAATCAAGGTGCCGGCGATGCCGGCCCAGATCATGTTGAAAACCATCGCCGCGCCCAGCACCAGCCCGATGGGGAGGCCGAAGAAAAATGACGTCACGGTCCCCATGACCAGCGCGAACACGGCCGCGTTGATGGCCGCCACGGCAATTTCCTTGCCCACCACGCGCCACACATTGCTGCCGCGCGGCTGCAGATCGCGGGTCGCGAGCGCCCGGACCATCACGGTGATGACCTGGACCCCGGCATTGCCGCCCATGGCGGCGACGATCGGCATCAGGATGGCGAGGGCCACGATCTGTTCGATGGTAGCCTCGAACTGCGAGATCACGGTCGAGGCGATGGCCGAATTGCAGAGGGTCACCACCAGCCAGCGGACCCGGCGCCAGGCGGTCTCGAGCGCCGGCGCATGGAAATCCGTCTCGCTCACGCCGACGATGCCGAGCAGATCCTCCTCGGCCTCCTCCTCGATGACATGGACCACGTCGTCCACGGTGATCACGCCCAGGAGACGGCCGGCATCGTCCACGACCGGCGCCGACATGAGCCCATATTGCCGGAAGAGATAGGCGACCGATTCCTGGTCCATCGTGGCCGGGACCACGCGGAACTCGGTATGCATCAGGTCTTCGAGCTTCACGATGCGCTTGTTGCGCATGGCGCGCGAGAGGGGCACCGCGCCGATCGGCTTGTGCATCGGATCGACCACGAAGAGATCGTAGAAATCGTCCGGCAGATCCTGGTTGGCGCGCAGGTAATCGATCGCCTCGCCCACCGTCCAGTGCTGGGGCACCGCCACCAGATCGCGCTGCATCAGGCGGCCGGCGCTGTCTTCCGGATAGGTGAGGCCCTGCTCGATGACGGCGCGGTCCGCGGCCGGGATCGCACGCAGGACGCGCTGCTTCTCGGCCTCGTCCAGATCCTCGAGGATGTCGACCGCATCGTCGGTCTCGAGCTCGGAGACCGCCTGCGCCACCTCGCCCGGACTCATCAGCCCGATCACCTCATCGCGCACCACCTCGTCGAGGTAGTTGAGGGTCTCGGGCTCGAGGATATGACGGCAGACCTTGATGACGAACCGGCGCTCGTCGGGTGTCAACGCCTGCAGCAGGTCGGCAAAGTCGGCGGGATGCAGCTCGTCGACCAGTTTCTCGATCTGGGCGAGGTCACCCTCCCCGACCGCCCGCCGCGCCCGGGCTACCGCCTCCGGCGAGACGCCATAGAGCGCTTCCGTTTCGGAGAGCTTGACCTCGTCGGAGGTGGGACCCTCGCCGTCCGGGCGCCGTTCCAGATCGGGTTGCGGCGCCTCGCTGCTCACGGACGTGCGGTCTCCGTGCCTTGGGCCGCCGCGGCCTGCGCGTCGACGGCCGCCACGGCGGTCATATTGACGATGCCGCGCACGGTGATCGACGGCACCACCACATGGACCGGCATGGCGACGCCCATCAGCATCGGCCCCACCGAGAGGCCGTTGCCCAGG
The nucleotide sequence above comes from Hypericibacter terrae. Encoded proteins:
- the mgtE gene encoding magnesium transporter codes for the protein MSSEAPQPDLERRPDGEGPTSDEVKLSETEALYGVSPEAVARARRAVGEGDLAQIEKLVDELHPADFADLLQALTPDERRFVIKVCRHILEPETLNYLDEVVRDEVIGLMSPGEVAQAVSELETDDAVDILEDLDEAEKQRVLRAIPAADRAVIEQGLTYPEDSAGRLMQRDLVAVPQHWTVGEAIDYLRANQDLPDDFYDLFVVDPMHKPIGAVPLSRAMRNKRIVKLEDLMHTEFRVVPATMDQESVAYLFRQYGLMSAPVVDDAGRLLGVITVDDVVHVIEEEAEEDLLGIVGVSETDFHAPALETAWRRVRWLVVTLCNSAIASTVISQFEATIEQIVALAILMPIVAAMGGNAGVQVITVMVRALATRDLQPRGSNVWRVVGKEIAVAAINAAVFALVMGTVTSFFFGLPIGLVLGAAMVFNMIWAGIAGTLIPLTLARFGIDPAIGAGPFLTTTTDVFGFFSFLGLATLFLL
- a CDS encoding carboxyl transferase domain-containing protein — protein: MAALPTAVNPTTPEFKERAEQMAGEVAKLRALHGKIAEGGGAASRERHVGRGKLLPRERIQRLIDPGSHFLELSALAAHDVYEDNVPAAGILTGIGRVSGRDCVIVCNDATVKGGTYYPLTVKKHLRAQEIAAENRLPCIYLVDSGGANLPNQDEVFPDRDHFGRIFYNQARLSSVGVPQIAVVMGSCTAGGAYVPAMSDEAIIVKGQGTIFLGGPPLVKAATGEVVDAEALGGADLHSRTSGVTDHLAKDDADALAIARRILANAGTAGLRLAGAGAIAREAPRPPLYDPKELYGIVPMDLRKGYEVREVIARLVDGSEFHDFKPLYGPTLVCGFAHLGGIPVGILANKGILFSESAQKGAHFVELCAQRRTPILFLQNITGFMVGRKYEAGGIAKDGAKMVMAVACAQVPKLTVMIGGSFGAGNYAMCGRAYSPRFLFSWPNSRISVMGGEQAASVLAQIKRDNLEAKGQSWSAEENEAFKAPIRQQYDQQGHPYYASARLWDDGIVDPAETRAVLIQALEASLNAPIPETKFGVFRL
- a CDS encoding 2-hydroxychromene-2-carboxylate isomerase, translating into MADPVEFYFDFSSPYGYLASHQIEAIAARHGREVRWRPYLLGVAFKETGQKPLVEQPLRGPYHQHDFARSARRLGLPFRLPSPFPFAGVAPSRAFYWLEERDGALAKRFALKTYDRIFGEGRSVNDAAAVADVAVSLGVDSAALVAGINDAAIKDKLRAETEAAIKRGVFGSPFIYVDGEPFWGHDRLGQVEEWLARGGW
- a CDS encoding DUF1989 domain-containing protein; this translates as MSGLTAVPARRGKAARMKAGQTIRIVNTHGTQVLDTWAFRSDDLHEFMSMEHTRPQIGRTIPVVGDALRSNKRAPMLTWLEDSSPGIHDTLVAACDVHRYRHFGIKEYHDNCTDNLHAAMKELGLTPPEVPCPLNMWMNIPVGADHKISFLPTVSKPGDHVLLRAEMDLIMAFSACPMDVTPINGPGGEIKDCHFQIS
- a CDS encoding SDR family oxidoreductase is translated as MHTVLVTGANRGIGLEFVRQYAEEGWRVHACARDPKAAKELAAIKGDVTMHRLEVADDRQIAHLVKELKGDAIDILVNNAGVGGSDGSTDPDDWLRVFHINSIAPVRVAEALLPNLEMGSAKIVLSLTSRMGSIADNGSGGSYAYRSSKAALNAAMKSLAIDWKRRGVIVVVAHPGWVKTDMGGPSAQISPQRSVAGLRQKLSALKPADSGSFFNYDGSTLPW
- a CDS encoding isovaleryl-CoA dehydrogenase; translation: MATTGHNRFRSLDFDLGETAEMMRDQVADFAAREIAPRAADIDRSNQFPEDLWQKMGSLGVLGITVEPEFGGAGMGYLEHCVAMEEISRASASVGLSYGAHSNLCVNQIRRNASEAQKRKYLPKLISGEHVGALAMSEPGAGSDVVSMKLQAKRVADGYVLNGTKMWITNGPDADLLVVYAKTDPEAGARGITCFFIEKGMKGFTTSAKLDKLGMRGSNTGELVFKDCFVPEANRMGLEGAGVKVLMSGLDFERAVLAAGPIGIMQSCLDVVIPYIHERKQFGEPIGSFQLMQGKIADMYTIANAARAYVYAVARACDRGHGSRKDAAGAILFAAEKATWMALEAIQVLGGNGYINDYPTGRLLRDAKLYEIGAGTSEIRRWLIGRELFEESV
- a CDS encoding RidA family protein — translated: MARQRISSGSSFEQLAGYSRAVVDGDWIFVSGTTGFDYKAGTIAADVVEQTHQCFRNIQWALEQAKSGLKDMVRIQIHLTDPADFTRIAPVIGQYCREARPANTTVVAQLIDPRMKIEIEVTARRDSSDPVDRPGGRK
- a CDS encoding enoyl-CoA hydratase/isomerase family protein; the protein is MSRLIKERKGAVARLVLNRPEKHNAFDEALIEELTQAIDEAENDPSVRVVVLAANGKSFSAGGDLDWMRRMAAYSEEENLADANRLALLMQRLNFIPKPTIAAVQGAAMGGGVGLVAACDIAVGTAQVMFGLTEVRIGLIPATIGPYVVQAIGERAARRYFMTGERFDAATARELGLLHEVVEDLDAAVARHVEALLLGGPEALGATKKLIRRVGRGPINVAMIEDTAARIARARAGGEAREGIAAFFGRRKPNWQA